The genomic interval ATGTTATCTTCATTAAGTGGTAATACTCATAAGGTATATTCAGGTATTTGTTTAATAAATACTTATGATGATACTGTAGTGACTGATTGCGACTGTACAGAAGTAAGATTTTCAGAATTAAATCCTAGACAGATAAGAAATTACATAAATTCTGGTGAGCCTATGGATAAAGCAGGAGCTTATGGAATTCAAGGCTTAGGTGGTGCTTTTGTAGAGGAAATAAAGGGATGTTATTACAATGTCATGGGATTGCCCTTGAATAAACTATATAAAGCATTAGAAAACTATGACATAACAATACTTTAAAATTACTTTCAATGGGCATGTTAATTTCTAAATAAGGAGTTGTAATATGTCTAAAAATATAAGAATTAATGAAATTCCATCTGGTGAGAGGCCAAGAGAAAAACTACTTTTTTATGGAGCTCAGTTTTTATCTAATGAGGAACTTTTAGCTATAATTCTTAGAACTGGAAATAAGGATTCAAATGTAGTTGAATTGTCTTATAGAATAATACATAGTGTTGGTGGATTGAATGGACTTTTTAAAGCTTCAGCAAAGGAGCTTATGGAGGTAAAAGGTGTTAAGGAAGCTAAGGCAACTCAAATTTTAGCCATGTGTGAATTATATAAGAGATTTAAGGTTTCTGAGTTAACGCAGGTTAAAATTTCAAAGCCATCAGATGTAGCAAAATTGGTTTTAGATGAACTTAGAATGCTACGTCAGGAAGTGTTGATTCTAATAAACCTTGATACTAAAAATAAAGTAATATCTAAAAAAGAAATTTTTAAAGGTGGGCTAAATTCTTCTTTAGTACACCCAAGAGAGATATTTAGAGAGGCTGTTAAAGATAGCGCAGCATCTATAATTATATGTCACAATCATCCTTCAGGAGACCCAACACCTAGTAGAGATGATATAAACATAACAACAAGACTAAAAGAGTGTGGAAAAATGATGGGTATTGAGCTTTTAGATCATTTAATAATAGGAGATAACAGATTCATAAGTCTTAAAGAAAAAGACATATTGTGATTAGGAAAGGGGATTAAAAATGGGTTTATTTAATTTTGGAATGACAAAAGACATGGGTATAGATTTAGGAACTGCAAATACTCTAGTGTTCGTTAAAGGAAAGGGGATCGTATTAAGAGAACCTTCAGTTGTTGCTATAAACAACTTAACAAAAAAATCATTAGCTGTTGGTACTGAAGCTAAGCAAATGATAGGTAGAACACCAGGAAACATAGTGGCTATAAGACCATTAAAAGATGGAGTTATTGCTGATTTCGATGTTACTCAAACAATGCTTAAGAGATTCATAGAAAAGATAACAAACAAAAGTGCATTCACAAGCCCAAGAATAATAGTATGCTTCCCTTCAGGAGTAACTGAAGTTGAAAGAAGAGCAATAGAAGAAGCTACTAAGCAAGCAGGAGCAAGAGACGTAATATTAATGGAAGAGCCAATGGCTGCTGCAATCGGAGCAGGACTTCCAGTTGATGAGCCTACAGGAAGTATGATAGTTGATATCGGTGGAGGTACTACTGAGGTTGCTATCATATCACTAGGTGGAATAGTTACTAGTAAATCATTAAGAGTTGCTGGAGATGAGTTAGACCAATCAATCATAAACTACATTAAGAGAGAATTTAACTTAATGATAGGTGAGAGAACAGCAGAGCAAATAAAAATGGAAATTGGATCAGCTTACAAAGTTGATGAGAATGAAGAAGAACAAACAATGGACATAAAAGGAAGAGATTTAATATCAGGACTTCCTAAGGTTGTTGTGGTTGATGCAGGACAAATAAGAAACGCTTTAAAAGAGCCGGTTTCATCAATAATAGAATCAATCAAAACTACTTTAGAAAAAACACCACCAGAATTAGCAGCTGATATCATGGATAAAGGAATAATGCTTGCTGGAGGAGGAGCATTCCTAAAAGGACTAGATGAACTTATATATAAAGAAACAGGAATGCCTGTTCATATAGCAGAATCACCTCTTGACTGTGTTGCACTAGGTACAGGAAAAGCGTTAGATAAGTTTGATCTAATAGTTAAACAACAAAGAGGATAGAATATGAAATTCTTCAAGAATAAACTGGCAGTAACTGTTATAGTACTGTCAGTTGCCTTTTTAGGAATAATTATATTTACTGTTAAGAGTGATTCTAAAAATCCAATTTCAGGTGGAGTTGGTACTGTTTTAAACCCTGTGCAGAAGGTTGTATACACAATAAGTGATAAAGTTCATGATGTCTTTGATTTCTTCTATAACTTTTCAGATGTTAAGAATGAAAATAATGATTTAAAAAAGAAAAATTTAGAATTAGAAAATCAATTAGTTGAATACAATGAGTTAAAGCGTCAAAATGATGTTTTAAGAGGAATAGTTGATTTTTCTAAGGAAAATAATCAATATAAATATATCGGTACAAACATAATAGGAAAAAGCGGAAATAGCTTTGTAGAAGGTTACACTATTGATAAAGGATCAAGTGAAGGGATTAAAAAAGATTACATAGTGATTTCTCCAGAAGGATTAGTGGGAGTTGTAACAGAAGTTCACTCAAACTGGTCAAAAATACAGACTTTATTAAATGAAAACGTAGCTGTTGCAGCAACTATTGAAGGAGATAGCAATTCAGGAGACGGAATAGTTAAAGGATATAGAAATGGTAGTGAGATGCAAGCAGAGATAACTAACTTACCTATGAATTCTACAATAAAAGAAGGTGAGACAGTAGTTACTTCAGGCCTTGGAGGATATTATCCTAAAGGAATAAGAATTGGTGAAGTAACATCAGTACAATCAGATGATGTTAAAGTTATGAAAACCGCTATATTAAAAACATATGTTGATTTTAATAATTTACAAGAATTATTTGTAGTTGTACCACCATCAGAGAGAGATGGTATAGTTAAGTATTAGAAAAGAGGGAGTAAAGTGAAAAGATTAATACTAATATTAATATGTCTTTTACTATTTATAGTAGATAATACTCTGGTACCTTTTTTCTCTATAAAAGGTGTTTATCCTAGTTTATTATTCACCTTTGCTGTACTA from Clostridium perfringens carries:
- a CDS encoding Maf-like protein, translating into MKVILASKSPRRVEILEKIVKEFEVVQSNFDENTIDFKGDIEKYVKDLSRNKAIEVSKRLNEPSIVIAADTVVFQDGKVLEKPKNEEDAFSMLSSLSGNTHKVYSGICLINTYDDTVVTDCDCTEVRFSELNPRQIRNYINSGEPMDKAGAYGIQGLGGAFVEEIKGCYYNVMGLPLNKLYKALENYDITIL
- the radC gene encoding RadC family protein, encoding MSKNIRINEIPSGERPREKLLFYGAQFLSNEELLAIILRTGNKDSNVVELSYRIIHSVGGLNGLFKASAKELMEVKGVKEAKATQILAMCELYKRFKVSELTQVKISKPSDVAKLVLDELRMLRQEVLILINLDTKNKVISKKEIFKGGLNSSLVHPREIFREAVKDSAASIIICHNHPSGDPTPSRDDINITTRLKECGKMMGIELLDHLIIGDNRFISLKEKDIL
- a CDS encoding rod shape-determining protein, which codes for MGLFNFGMTKDMGIDLGTANTLVFVKGKGIVLREPSVVAINNLTKKSLAVGTEAKQMIGRTPGNIVAIRPLKDGVIADFDVTQTMLKRFIEKITNKSAFTSPRIIVCFPSGVTEVERRAIEEATKQAGARDVILMEEPMAAAIGAGLPVDEPTGSMIVDIGGGTTEVAIISLGGIVTSKSLRVAGDELDQSIINYIKREFNLMIGERTAEQIKMEIGSAYKVDENEEEQTMDIKGRDLISGLPKVVVVDAGQIRNALKEPVSSIIESIKTTLEKTPPELAADIMDKGIMLAGGGAFLKGLDELIYKETGMPVHIAESPLDCVALGTGKALDKFDLIVKQQRG
- the mreC gene encoding rod shape-determining protein MreC, coding for MKFFKNKLAVTVIVLSVAFLGIIIFTVKSDSKNPISGGVGTVLNPVQKVVYTISDKVHDVFDFFYNFSDVKNENNDLKKKNLELENQLVEYNELKRQNDVLRGIVDFSKENNQYKYIGTNIIGKSGNSFVEGYTIDKGSSEGIKKDYIVISPEGLVGVVTEVHSNWSKIQTLLNENVAVAATIEGDSNSGDGIVKGYRNGSEMQAEITNLPMNSTIKEGETVVTSGLGGYYPKGIRIGEVTSVQSDDVKVMKTAILKTYVDFNNLQELFVVVPPSERDGIVKY